One window from the genome of Manis pentadactyla isolate mManPen7 chromosome 15, mManPen7.hap1, whole genome shotgun sequence encodes:
- the LOC130681029 gene encoding uncharacterized protein C12orf40-like, translating into MGSHRMFEPQFNRIENCSFTPSSFSAELSSNRHNTEQNFIPSIAPSPQKAAYEEKQNEQLSNVNYSNSLVSKLNENQDTLSPSYKTAQFGMLFERFNSPGNRNFPTGRPAVVMEERRQSDFISEKRSVQHMWGENRKKALHFLEDVNQPTPRLLSENCDSFISANVISLLNIVQQRIKNTFDKCGYDSMGDTCAITSSDKSSSTDGCIESIFTDPGLNFTNSTFNTSYPEECNPNKSHQEYSSNERSALNTSSEGCYPASSQKKGKFESDQEKTPQEKIWQYPVNHMGDTPLEGLHSKQSLDFRPGEILIEGGGACSLKGRPTSSKKICQ; encoded by the coding sequence ATGGGATCACACAGAATGTTCGAACCTCAGTTCAACAGAATAGAAAACTGCAGTTTCACTCCATCATCTTTTTCAGCAGAATTATCTTCTAATAGACATAATACAGAACAAAATTTCATTCCCAGTATAGCACCTAGTCCTCAGAAAGCTGCGTATGAAGAAAAGCAGAATGAGCAGCTCAGTAATGTTAATTATTCTAATTCCTTGGTTtccaaattaaatgaaaatcagGATACTCTCAGTCCATCATATAAAACAGCACAATTTGGAATGttgtttgaaagatttaacagtcCAGGAAATAGGAATTTCCCAACTGGAAGACCTGCAGTAGTGATGGAAGAGAGAAGACAGTCAGACTTCATTAGTGAAAAACGATCAGTACAACATATGTggggagaaaatagaaaaaaggctTTACATTTTCTTGAAGATGTGAACCAGCCAACCCCCAGGCTTCTGTCAGAGAATTGTGACTCTTTTATTAGTGCAAATGTGATCAGTTTATTAAACATAGTTCAGCAGAGAATAAAGAATACCTTCGACAAGTGTGGTTATGACAGTATGGGAGATACTTGTGCAATCACTAGTTCTGATAAAAGCAGTTCCACTGATGGATGCATTGAAAGTATTTTTACAGATCCAGGATTGAATTTTACTAATTCTACTTTTAATACAAGTTATCCAGAAGAGTGCAATCCAAACAAGAGCCATCAGGAGTACAGCAGTAATGAAAGAAGTGCCCTTAATACATCTTCTGAGGGTTGTTACCCAGCCAGttctcaaaaaaagggaaaatttgaaaGTGATCAAGAGAAGACACCACAGGAAAAAATTTGGCAATATCCAGTGAACCATATGGGTGATACTCCTTTGGAAGGATTGCATTCCAAGCAATCATTGGATTTTCGACCTGGTGAGATTCTGATTGAAGGAGGAGGAGCTTGTTCTTTAAAAGGCAGGCCAACATCTTCTAAGAAAATATGTCAGTGA